In the Colletotrichum lupini chromosome 4, complete sequence genome, ATCAACCCGTGTACGAGGAGTTTGGCTCAATTCTGCTTCTCGTTATGGCTTTCGCATTTCGTTACGGTCTTTCGGCATCAGATATGGGGATCATATCCTCTGACTCTTTTGTGGCAAGACTGCTCGGCCACGGCCACCAAAGTCGGTCTTTGGAAGAGTTATCAGACCAAGAAAAGGGCCATTTGGATGGGTGGATCCACGGCCTCTTTGACTCGGAAGCGGGCGGACTAGGCGATGAGCTGATGTCGTCCTGCCCGCCTCAGGACTTCTACTTACTAGTGTCGACTCTGTTTCAGAACATCGTTGTAGCGTTCAGTACAGGACACTTGGCCGAAGAGAGCCTCAGAGGAGGCATTGAATGTAGGAGCTTTGGGAAGTCTGACTAAGAGTTGCGCTGACATGTTTACAGATCTTGTCGATACGTTCCTTCTGCCATCCCTCGTCGTTGCCATCACGTCTCTTGCCAACTCATTGTGGTTTGAGCGTCCTGACTGCCAAAAGGCGATTGTCAGGGTACTCAACTCTGTTTTGGCACCAACATCTATATCCAATGAAGCGCAAGCCATGCTCTCTTCTGTGATGAACATAGTTGCTAAGCCGCTGGAGCATTCCCTCAGGGCATACCAACGATCAGACCCAAAGAGTCAAGAGGTTGAACCGCTTTTAAAGGCAATCAAAGATAGTATCCCACTCTCCAGAAGAACGGGAGCCGCCGACCACCAAGAACTGGACGCTTGGTCAATGGGAGGATTCTCTAATTCTATCCGACAGACGCTACAGCAATTGGTGCAGTGGAGCATTCACCCAACAATGGACAGGATGCCTCCCGCGTACACCCATCGACAGATGTTGGTGGCGATGAAACTTCTTGGTGCAAAACGCTTACTACAACTCCTTTACGAAGACATCAGACAACAAACAGAAACGGGCAGCGGGAGCATCATTTACGATGTGGCAACAGCATTAGTCTGCGCGCCCGACGTGGTGAACACGCCGTCGAACCCGATCAACTTTATCGACAATTCAGGCAATGTACCGGCTCCCATCCCGAGGAAGCTTACTCTGCGAGAGGTTCTGAAGTCAGATGCCGAGGAGTGTAAAAAGCTGCAGAAGGTCGACATGAACCTTGCCGAGATTGTTGTGAGGCTGTACCGCAAGGTAGAGACTCAGATGGCCGTATCCCAGGCTGAGGTCATCCAAGCAGACACCATGCTGCAAACTGATCTCGGTCTGAGCTTAGACGCTGGCGCAGGCTCACTCGATGATGCCATGGCTGCCGCGGCTGCCAATGTTGCGCAAGGCGACGGGATGTCTGTGGACAACGTCAGTCTTGATCTGGGCCTAGGAGGTGTTGGCGGTGATCTTGGTCTCGGAGGCTCATCGAATAATGGTGGAGGGTCACTGGATCTCGGTGCCGACGACCTCTTCAGTGGCCTCGGTGCTGGTGACGATTTTCAATGGGACAACATGGACCTATCTTAGTGAACCTATCTTAGCACGGGGGGCATGTTCTCTTGACAAGGCCTTGGCCTCATAGAATAGTACTGCATATTGTATCAGATACCATCAAAAAGTATTTCCCAAATTCATCCACTTCTTGGTTCGTTCATTTGGCCTCCGGCCAGCTACCAATAATGAACTGTGAGTTGCACATATTTGTAAGCTCCCAATCCTCGGCCCCCATCTCAGCCTTCATCGCCACGTCTCTCCGGTCTCCGCACAAGCCTCCGATGAACATGGTGGCCATGAAATGATCATCCGTAGCATGCGCCTCGCGGTACATGGGATGCTTCATCAAACTCGTCACCTTGCGCCTCAAGAGCGGCCCGCCGCACGGCTTCTTGCCGCGGATGGCCTTGCCGTAGACGGCCTGGTCGGTGGGGACGTCCTCCTCGTACGCGGGACAAAAGGCGTCAATGACCTCCTGGCGGAAGTCCAGCGCCCAGGGCTCCGGGGGCGTAGGCTGGGCAAAATTGTCGCGGAACTTGAGCATGGGCGCCCAGTTGTTCCGGTAGAGGTTGTGGACGGAGCCGCCAGAGCCGATGAAGAGCGTCTTGTGCTTGGCGGCTCTCAGGGGCCGCAGGGCGGCGCCAACGGCGACGTGAAAGTGCGGGTCGTAGAAGTCGTTCATGGAGATGAGGGTCGTCGGCGGGCAGCCGGCGGGGAACATGCGGATGAGGACGAGGTAGGTGTCGTGGATCCAGTCAAAGGTCGGGTCCGTCTTGGCGGGGAttccggcggcggcgaggtgCTGCTGGATCGTGGGGATGTAGTCGAGGTCTGGGTTCAGTTTGTAGGGGTGGTATTTCTCAGGGTTAACGTAGGCGACTGGTGACTTTGCGGGCGTTGGGTGGGCTGAGATGAGGACCTCACCGGGGGCGTTTGTGGCCCAGTGGGCTCCCTGGTGGTCGTTGTGAGTTGAGTTGCTTCCATGGGATATGAGATGGTAGGGAGAGGAGCCTACTTACCATCATGACAATGTGTTCGATACCCTGGGCGAGGGCTTCATCGCCGCACTTCTTCCAGTACGTGGCCGAGTTGCTCTCCTCGCCGAGCATCATTGTTGATCCATGCGCGAACAGGAAAACGGGGTTCATTGGCCCCTCATCTTTGGATCCCACCGCCATGATCTGATTGCTATCTGGGTTCTCAACTCGTCCGTCTGAGCTGATCGAAGTAAGGCAAGCGAGTAATTGGATGTCTACGCAGCGGAGTATGGGTCACGAAGATGAGCAACGGTCGAAAGCCGCCTTCTTAGCACTCGGAAGCTGATGAGACTTAAGACACTGAGATGGTTATCTTTCGCCTGTGTAAGGAATCGGCTGGTGGAGGATAGGTTTTGCCGCCAAAGTTCGTTAGGAAGTCGATTCGAACGGCCCCATTTACGGAAACTGGTCTGAGGATGATAAAGCCTTCCATTGTCGAGGATGCCTGGGTGGCCTGCCCGAGCTTGGAGTAGGTGGTGTTGGCGCTGGAGTGTCGGAGAATCAGCGGGACCAAGACCTGGGGTAAAGCTGGGGCCGATGGGGCCGGGGCGGGCACTTAGGAGTCTCTCCACTTCCCGAGCCGAACCCGAGCCGGGGAAAGTTGCCGAATATTGTTTGCTAAGGTAAAGGTAGGCAAGTGGTGTGTTCGGGACTCTGACAGGCGTGACAGGGTTCAACCTCAGTCTGTTTTCCAACTGTTGAATTCCTCAATGGCACTTCTTGGTTTCCCTAATCGTATTTGCGGCGAATTACTAAGCGGCATGAGTCCGGGAATGAGATGATTCAATAGCCTGATCTGTCGACCGCTCGTAATATGCCGAGAAGAGTTTTATGGAAAAGACGAGTGTGATCGAGTAGCATGCATGTAAACTAGAGGTACATGATATGATATGGTATGATACATATTGAGATTTGCGACTGTCCTCCGGCGTAGGACGATAGTTTAACCCCTCAGTTTCAGCGCATAATCAAATACCCGCCTTCCGCCAATCCATGTGCCGTATGCAAGACTCGGAAGTACAACGCTCATGATTAGACCGGCACCCAGCACGAACCCTTGCTCGAAGAAACCCAGTCTGCTATTGCCTGGCTGGTTGGTCGGGCGCAGCGGTGCGACAGCCAGGGCATGCAGATTCTGGGCGGTGATGGCGCCAGAGCTGGTGAGGAGCTGCTCCAGTTTCGCGAGCGCGCCGACGGGCTTCTCGACGAAATGCGGCCGGGCAACGGAGAACATTTCTCTACTGTAGCGGAATTCAAAGGCTACGTCGTGGGAGAGCGGTGCTGCCGGGCCGAGGAGGAGGTTCGAGGGGATCTGGTTGATGACGGAGACGTGGGCGGGGAGAAATTGGGAGAGGTACTTTGCTGCATCAGGGCTGGCGAAGAGATAGGCGGCTAAGAGAGGGTTCCTAGTCAAATTAGCAAAAAAGTCTTGATGTGACTGATGAGTTTTAGCTCACTCGAATTCATGAGTGTAAATAGAGTCTACAAGACCAGAAGAGGTCGTGATAGGCAGAAAGCGCCCACTGATCTTGATGTTCAAGAGGGAGGCATTCCTGATTGAATCAGcatcttcgtcaactacaaGTGAGTGAGATCCCAACTTACCTGTCTTGTATATCAACCAGCTTGAAGTCCTTGGACCCAAAGCTCGAGGCAAGTCTCTTGTCCTCAGCCTCCTGTACTGCCTTCCTCGTTTCGTCGCTGGCGCTGTCACTCGCACGCTTTACTGTAGTCTCACGGGCAAACGCGAGCGAGGCATACTTTGAGCACGCCTCAAAGAACTCCTTCTTCACGAACTCATTCACGAGAACTAAGTCTGGCGCATAAGGCGACTGACCGCCGAAGCTGAAGCGCGCCGCCGTGATAGCCTTGGCAGCGGCCTCAATGTCCGCTGTTCGGTCAACTATAGCAACGGTGCGTGCGCCATTGGCGGAAATGAGATGGTTTGCGCGACTAGCGTTCGGGGTCGCTGTGTTGGTTTGATCTACTAGGATTGCCTGTGACAGTAATGTTTCGTCTGTGATCTTCTTGGCGATGCAGAAGGCATTCTGATTGAGGGCACGCGTAAGGACGTTGCGGAGGACGGAATCTAGCTGCGACAACGTATCTTCGAGCTGTAGGCCTTCCTGTCAGCTTCTGATACAGGTGAGCCAATGTTGCAAATTATCAGGCGTACCTCGAGAACAACAACAGAGCCGGCAGCCAGGGCCGCAGCAAGTGGACTCAGAATAGAGAAGAGCCTGGTGTAAGTGGTCGGCCGAATGATCACCAGTCCGGCACCGGTCCTTCTGCTCGTGTTGTCCTTGCCATGAGCAACCAGATACTCGGCCTCAATCTCCTTCGAGAAGTTTAGAGACTCGTAGAAATGTCGCACAGCTTCCAGTGCGAGGAAGTGCTCGGCCTCGATCTCTGTCTTCGATGCGCCTGTATCCTTCTCCTGAGCGGCAGTCAGGGCCGCGGACTCTTTGCGCAGCTCGTTGTGGAGGCTGATGAGGTTATCCTGGCGGAAGCGAATGACTTCGGCGCGCCCGTCGACGAGCGTTACGAGCAACTTCTCTACAGCAGGATTCATTGCGGTGATGTTCTGGAGAGGTTCGGGAGGATGACAAGCACTCGTTGACAGGTGGATGGTAGAACGACTCGATTGCAACGAAAAGTTGAAGGTGCGACGATGGAATAATGTGCTATCTACAAGACCTGAGCTCGCTATACACAAGCTCATATCGGAATCATGGGCAGATCCGATGAACTCGGCAAGCTCAAACATCTGTCCGCGGACCGTAACCTTCGTTTGAGCTAGGCCCCGGCTTGTTGGAGGGGCGGAATGTGGAGGACAGGGGTGCTAGTCGTTTCTCGACATTCGTTGCTTGCGGGTTGACTAGGATCTGGTAGGCGGCAGCCTCCAAACCGACGCTTGCCACAGGTCTCATTGGTTCTCTCCGCACTTCCGACGCGGGCGTATCCGCAGGTTCATGGTAAGGTTGATCGGGTGGCGCGGGCTCTTGGGAAGGGACGGGTCGACGGTCGGCATATTGAAGCGGTGCCCTGCCTCCTCGTGTCGAATTTCTGAGATAGGCGTCTCCAATTCTCGAAGGCCATCTCTACCATTTCTTGTCGAAGTTGTCTGAGTTTCAATAGATTTCGCTTGTTCATCATCTCACCACACACATACGCAAAGACAATAAGCAAGGTCATCATGTCGGCAACTGTCACAGAGAACCCTGTCACGACGACAATCCAACGAGACTACCTCCACGACTATCAGATTCGTCTCACTGGAGGCGTTGAGGAAGCCTTCACGAGAGGCAATGCGGATGCTCCATCGCCAGCAGCAGTGAACCCGCCCGGATGGTACGACCAGCACCGCCAGGTCCCTCCATACAGGCCGGCGAACACGAATATGGATATAGCAGACAGACCATGGGGGTCAAATGGCATCGAGTCGGCCTTTGTGTTTGTCATGTTGAATGGGTGTTGGCTTCAAGGGGTGAGTGAAATGTGCAATCGTCGTTCGCGGCGTATGCAAAATGGGTGAAGGTGAGCATGCTGACATGAGTCCATCAGGTTACCAACTGGCTCTGGAGGTCGACGGGTGGAAGAGTGAATAAGGATATTTTCAGGTTCAAGGTCGGTGGTGAGTTTTGATGCGCTGGTTGTGAGATTCTCAGTGAATAGTGTCGCCTTAGAGGCATGGTGGTGGCGGATGGCACCTACTCTGTGTTCAATGTATTCAATGACAGCAATCCATTTTCTATGTCTGCAAGAAATCGTAAACCCTCTAAATCTCTCCTTTGATTGACTCCATCGTGTGGTGGCCTGGGGCAGGGAATCTGGTGTTTGCGACGAGTATCATCTCATTTGCCTTACCATAAGGTACCTAAGGGATCATAATACGAATAGTCCGTACCGAGACGAGGTAGGAACAATACCATGCTAGCTCCGCTCGTTGGGGTCAGCCCCTCCCCCACCGTTCCGCCCGTGCGCAACAAACGCCATAcacggaggcggcggcggcagcgatgAGGAGTAGAGGCAGAGTGAGTACCACCCGAAGTAGGTTGATGTGTGGGAGGAGGGGTCCGATCATTGAAGCATCTTGCATCATCCGCTCCATTCATCTCATCGTCGGTGAAAGAGTTCAAGTGCCCAGTCCCGCCCACCCCATTGCAATAAAACCAAGGAACGCCCCTCCAAGACTTGACATCTCCTTCGACTGAACGCCAATCACCCCCAGCCTGAGACATATAGGCAAACATTTAGCTCCAATCACCATGTCTGTCAAGACCCCTCCCATCAAAGACCTGCTCGAGGTCACCGAGGACCAGGAGAACGGCCTCACCTTTATGAAAAACGTCTCCATCCCGCTCAAAGACTCCCCGCTCCCCATTCGCGCGAACGTCTACCTTCCGCTCACTTCGGATAAGGCCGCACGTTACCCTGTGCTGGTGACCTACGGACCATATGGCAAAGATATCCCCTATGCCAAGTTCTATCCCAAGTCGTTCAGCGAGGTTGCTCCAGATCAGAGATCCAAATACTCGGCCTGGGAGACGCCCGATCCGGTCTTCTGGACGAGCCAGGGATATGCTATCGTTCGAGCCGACGAGCGAGGACTGGGCCAGAGCCCAGGACTGTTGGATACCATGAGCCGTGGCACGAGCGAGTGCTTCTTTGACGTGGTTGAGTGGGCTGCAGATCAGCCCTGGTCTAACGGCAAGGTCGGTCTGTTGGGTATTTCGTATTACGCTGGTGCGTTGTTCCTCTTCTCAAACTATTAGCCGAGACCACTTACTCACCTACTACTCCCAGGTTCTCAATGGCGCGTTGCCGCTCGGCGGCCCAAAGGTCTCGCGGCTATCATCCCTTGGGAGGGTATGTCCGACTACTACCGCGACCGCTGCCGTCACGGCGGCATCCACTCCAATAAGTTTATCGGCTTCTGGTGGAACCGCCAGGTACTGGTCAATCAATATGGCAGGAAAGATAGATCCAAGCTGGACTTCCCTCCAGATGGTCCTGGAGCCAGAGGTCAGGAGGACACCATTGAGGGTGACCTGCCAGAAGACGTCCTGGTAGCCAACCGCCAAGATCAGACGAAAGACAACGAAGCTAACCGCTTCCGCGACGATGACTACTACGCAAGCAAAGAATACAAGCTCGAGGACATTGAGGTTCCTGTTCTGAGCGTAGCCAACTGGGGTGGCATCCTTCTTCACCTGAGAGGCAACGTGCAGGGATACCTCGGAGCAGGCTCCCAGCTCAAGTATTTGCGCTTCATCACTGGCCGTCACGATCTCCCATTTTACTACCCCGAGGAAGTGGAGCTACAAAAGAGTTTCCTCGATGCATTCTTGAAGGGTGAAGATAGAGTCGGCTGGAGCACGCCTGGCAAGGTGCCTCCCGTGACGCTTACTCTGCGAAAGGGCAACGTCGGATTCAACGACgccgagaaggagaaggcgtATCCCAAGAGAGAGGAAGCTGCTTGGCCAATTCCGCGAACAGATTACACCAACTTCTATCTGACGCCTGACCTTGGTCTAACGACAAATGGCTCTGGCCAGGATCCCAAGACTGTCTCGTATAAGGCTTTGGGTTCCCTGGAGAACCCTCAAGTTGTTTCCTTCACGTCCGCTCCCTTTGAGCAAGAGACGGAGATCACAGGCCACGTCACGGCCCATCTCAACGTCTCGGTGACGCCCGACAACTCGGAAAATGAAACCGATATCGACCTCTTCGTGACCCTGCGCCACATCGACCCATCGGGCCAGGAAGTCTTTTACACCGGAACAGCTGGCGACCCCGTGCCGCTCGTCAAGGGCTGGCTGAGAGTGAGCAATCGCAAGGTTCACGACGAGAGCCCCAAGCACAAGTCCTGGCTGCCGCATAGAGAGTACCTCTCCACAGACGTCCTGCCAGTCAAGGCTGGAGAGGTCTACGGCGTAGACATCGAGGTCTGGCCGACAAATGTCGTTGTCGACAAGGGCGGCAAGATCGTCTTCGAGGTTAGCAGCGGCGACACCCAGGGCAGCGGAATTTTCCAGCACTGCTCAGAAGTTGACCGGTAAGTTCGAATTTGCTTAATTCTTTCCCCAAGGACTTTAGACTAACAACTCCACTATTCAGGCCTGCATCCAAATTCTCTGGATTGAACAATATTCATTTCGGCCAAGGCCTTGAGAACTATGTCACTCTACCCGTAATTCCTTAGAAGTAGAGAAAATTGAAGCCAGGTGCGGAGTTCTAATGCCGGAGTGTCTTACTCTCCATCATCAGCTGTGCCTGTGCCGAGTTTGCAAGTTGGTTTGGGCTCCGAGTCCCTGATCCGAGCCTCCTACGTACCTTTGGTGGGCCGGAGTTAAAATCCGGGGCCGGTGGGGGTGGGGGAGAGCGGGGGCGCCGAGGTTGGTGGTAACTACCTACCTCAGCAAACAGACATTTGAGCTCCAAGAGCTTCATCGCGCACGTGTAAAAGGAATGCAGCCTGCTGCGATACAATCAGAACCTCTCTATAGCCCAATCGAGCTTCATAAAGCCAATCATTGATACCAATCTCCCTGCCAGTATGAGTTTCTCCGAGCATTTCTCCCTTGCCAACATTCCGTACGGAATCGCCAGTGACGCGAACCATGCAAAAGGCGTAGTCACGAGAGTAGGGGACTCGGTCGTCTTCCTCTCTGACCTAAAACTCACAAATTCCGCGGATCTCAAGTCCGCTTTGTCTCAGGTCTGGCCATTTGTCCCTCTTAGTCACTTGTGAATACTAACAGCCTCAAAGCCGACCCTCAATGCTTTGGCGGCAGTAGAAAAGACGGAGCTCGGGATCCTCCGAAAGAACATTCAACAAACCCTTTCCGACGAATCGACTCTGTCTGAACATGGCGTACCGATCGCCGAGGTTCAGCTACACTTGCCAATCAAAGTAGACGGCTTCACCGATTTCTCGTGCTCCAAAGAACATCTCTTGAATGCGTCAGAGGCAGTTGTGGGCAAGGCCTCCATGCCACCCGCAGCACCGTACTTGCCCATCGGCTACAGTGGTCGGCCTTCTTCGATTGTACTTTCGGGGACGAATATCACGCGGCCGTACGGGCAATATCGTGACGGAAACAGTATTGGTTTCGGTCCCTCTAGAGCGCTCGATTACGAGCTCGAGGTGGCTTGCATTATTGGGAAACCGACGCAGCTTGGAGACCGCGTAGCTGTGACGGATGCCGACGAGCATATCTTTGGTCTCGTTCTGCTGAACGACTGGAGTGGTGAGTCTCGATCTTCCTTGCAAGACGTTCTTGCGATGCTAATGAAAGACAGCTCGCGATATCCAAGGATTTGAGATGAGTCCGCTGGGACCGATGAATGGCAAGTCATTCGGGACGTCCATTAGTCCGTGGGGTAAGTCAGACTCTACTCTGTCTCGAAATTGAAAGAATGCTTGCTAACTACGTTGTAGTGATCACACTCGAAGCACTCGAACCTTTTGCAACACAACCTCCTCCGAAGGATATACCCTCGCAGCCATACTTGTTGGACAACAAGGAGAAATCGAGTTACAATATCGCCTTGAAGGCCGAAGTAGTAACTGGCGACGGGGCTACGACGGTGTGTAAGGCGCAGCTCAGCTGGATGTACTGGACGTTCCGCGACCTAGTGGCCCAGCAAACAATCAATGGGTGTAATCTCAACACTGGCGATATTCTGGCGACGGGGACGGTGTCGGGAGCCGGCGATGACGAGCACGGGTGTCTGCTAGAGATGACCAAGGGCGGCAAGGTCGGTTGGAAGACGTCCACTGGTCAAGACAGGATGTATTTGCAGGACGGAGACGGCGTGCGCATCAGCGGGCAAGCTGGGGATGGCGTGGGGTTTGGTGACTGCGTGGGGTTCATCGGGGCCGCTCGGCCGTTTGGAACAGCACAGGTCCATTTGTGAAGCGACAATGGGTCATTGGCAAGAACGAGGAGCCTCGGAACTTGAACGAGTAAGGCAGGGCTGGAGTACAGATAGGGCGAAGGGAGCCGGGACCCCGGGGAGCTCCAGGTCTCTTTCATGGAGGACTGAAGTCGGCTTACAGTCTGGAAGGAAAGAGCCTAGGCATCTGCCTTACATATTACTCCGTTGGTGCGCGTGTATCGAAGTGAAACTGCGGCAGCAGATTTGAGCGGCTCGGAGAACGGGAAGTTAATGAACTGAACTGCTCCGAGCCTTCGGCATTGGGCTTCCGCGGAACCTCCCTGTAAGGGATCCTTCTCTGGGCCTAGGCCTTATTACCTACATAATCGTACTGCCTATACATAGCCTTCAGATCTTACCAAGGTGAAGGGAATTTGCCCCCAATGTCCTCCCCCACGCTTGGTTGGAGTCTTTGGGGATGGAGGATGGGGGATTGGAGGCGCATAGACCTACCGCGGTCCGCGCTATGCCTGTAGACGGAGAATTGCCATGCATCAAGAGGACCGCGGTAGGAGGGGGAAAAAACGCGACTGTGCCTAAATGGATTGAATAGGTAAGTCTTACCCCAAAGGTCCACCTTTCATCAGCCACTTCAATGACTGTGTGTTCAGTAAACGCACGTCCCATCGCGGTTGATTTCAAGATTCAGCAACTTCTTGGACTTCTGTCTGGCTGTCGGCAAGTTCGGAGCGGGTCCGGGATCCACTTGTCCGAGGTTTATGCGCACGAATCGATGGTAATCGGAGGAACGGGCTCGTTGGCTCTGGTATCCTGGTCCCCGTCACTTGTGTCAAATGTCCCGGTCGCGTCCGATTTCATGTGGGAGTGAAAGGCAGATTAAACCCTTTTGAAGCGATTAGATGGTCCAATCGTGACCATTTGCGCAAACCGCACCTTACCGCAGCTGTCTCTACGTATCACTGCATATCTCGCGTAGGGGTTACGTAGAACAGCTTCAAACATACTTTGCTGGGTTAGTGAAGGTTCATGAGAAAGACAACACTTTGTAAGGCAATTGGCTGAGGCACCTGTTATTGCTGATCTAGAGTACCTTATAGGGTAGTAGAATAAGTAGAAGAAGGTGGGGAAGACAAAAGAAAAAGATTGGACAGAGTTCGAGGCTACAGCTCTGCAGAGAGCGCAGGCTCGGGACGGCGGCAGCTACGACAGGCGTGGCCGAGGCGGTCAGAACCCCGAGAGCGAGCTTAAGCAAGCACGCGGACGGTGCAGCGCAAATGGTGCACATGTGCGTCCCAGCTGGTC is a window encoding:
- a CDS encoding X-Pro dipeptidyl-peptidase C-terminal non-catalytic domain-containing protein, with amino-acid sequence MSATVTENPVTTTIQRDYLHDYQIRLTGGVEEAFTRGNADAPSPAAVNPPGWYDQHRQVPPYRPANTNMDIADRPWGSNGIESAFVFVMLNGCWLQGVTNWLWRSTGGRVNKDIFRFKCRLRGMVVADGTYSVFNVFNDSNPFSMESGVCDEYHLICLTISSARWGQPLPHRSARAQQTPYTEAAAAAMRSRGRHLASSAPFISSSVKEFNLRHIGKHLAPITMSVKTPPIKDLLEVTEDQENGLTFMKNVSIPLKDSPLPIRANVYLPLTSDKAARYPVLVTYGPYGKDIPYAKFYPKSFSEVAPDQRSKYSAWETPDPVFWTSQGYAIVRADERGLGQSPGLLDTMSRGTSECFFDVVEWAADQPWSNGKVGLLGISYYAGSQWRVAARRPKGLAAIIPWEGMSDYYRDRCRHGGIHSNKFIGFWWNRQVLVNQYGRKDRSKLDFPPDGPGARGQEDTIEGDLPEDVLVANRQDQTKDNEANRFRDDDYYASKEYKLEDIEVPVLSVANWGGILLHLRGNVQGYLGAGSQLKYLRFITGRHDLPFYYPEEVELQKSFLDAFLKGEDRVGWSTPGKVPPVTLTLRKGNVGFNDAEKEKAYPKREEAAWPIPRTDYTNFYLTPDLGLTTNGSGQDPKTVSYKALGSLENPQVVSFTSAPFEQETEITGHVTAHLNVSVTPDNSENETDIDLFVTLRHIDPSGQEVFYTGTAGDPVPLVKGWLRVSNRKVHDESPKHKSWLPHREYLSTDVLPVKAGEVYGVDIEVWPTNVVVDKGGKIVFEVSSGDTQGSGIFQHCSEVDRPASKFSGLNNIHFGQGLENYVTLPFASWFGLRVPDPSLLRTFAQSSFIKPIIDTNLPASMSFSEHFSLANIPYGIASDANHAKGVVTRVGDSVVFLSDLKLTNSADLKSALSQPTLNALAAVEKTELGILRKNIQQTLSDESTLSEHGVPIAEVQLHLPIKVDGFTDFSCSKEHLLNASEAVVGKASMPPAAPYLPIGYSGRPSSIVLSGTNITRPYGQYRDGNSIGFGPSRALDYELEVACIIGKPTQLGDRVAVTDADEHIFGLVLLNDWSARDIQGFEMSPLGPMNGKSFGTSISPWVITLEALEPFATQPPPKDIPSQPYLLDNKEKSSYNIALKAEVVTGDGATTVCKAQLSWMYWTFRDLVAQQTINGCNLNTGDILATGTVSGAGDDEHGCLLEMTKGGKVGWKTSTGQDRMYLQDGDGVRISGQAGDGVGFGDCRQWVIGKNEEPRNLNE